A single region of the Vicia villosa cultivar HV-30 ecotype Madison, WI unplaced genomic scaffold, Vvil1.0 ctg.002222F_1_1, whole genome shotgun sequence genome encodes:
- the LOC131638217 gene encoding uncharacterized protein LOC131638217 translates to MSKNNVRKQVLERSTNFKDTQKILNQSFFHNRNNNLKKVYPIGLQKSTSSLSLSSVSLSLSQNSNDSSQADSLTPLDEKISLALRLISASSHERRESTVAKTIQQQQQSSPVVITEPGELKRCNWITKNSDKLYIEFHDECWGVPAYDDNKLFELLAMSGLLMDYNWTEIIKRKEPLREVFAGFDPYIVAKMEEKEIIEIASNKALSLADSRVMCIVDNAKCIMKVVRECGSFSSYIWGFVNHKPIINKYKYPRNVPLRSPKAEALSKDMVKRGFRFVGPVIVHSFMQAAGLTIDHLVDCYRHSECVSLAERPWRHI, encoded by the exons ATGTCTAAAAATAATGTGAGAAAACAAGTTTTAGAAAGGAGCACAAATTTCAaagatacacaaaaaatattgaaCCAAAGTTTTTTCCATAATAGAAATAACAACCTCAAGAAAGTGTACCCTATAGGGCTTCAAAAAAGCACTTCTTCACTATCTTTATCTTCAGTTTCATTATCTTTGTCACAAAACTCAAATGACTCTTCTCAAGCTGATTCTTTGACTCCTTTGGATGAAAAGATTTCATTGGCACTTCGTTTGATTTCTGCTTCATCACATGAAAGAAGAGAATCAACCGTTGCTAAAactatacaacaacaacaacagtcaAGTCCAGTAGTGATCACTGAGCCAGGGGAATTGAAAAGATGCAATTGGATCACAAAAAATAGTG ATAAGCTATACATAGAATTTCATGATGAGTGCTGGGGAGTTCCAGCTTATGATGACAA TAAATTGTTTGAGCTGCTTGCAATGTCTGGTTTGCTCATGGATTACAATTGGACAGAAATTATTAAAAGAAAGGAACCACTTAG aGAAGTTTTTGCTGGATTTGATCCTTACATTGTTGCCAAAATGGAAGAAAAGGAAATCATAGAGATAGCATCAAACAAAGCACTTTCTTTAGCTGATAGTAGAGTTATGTGCATTGTTGACAATGCCAAATGCATAATGAAG GTTGTTAGAGAATGTGGATCATTTAGTAGCTACATATGGGGTTTTGTTAATCACAAACCAATAATAAACAAATACAAATACCCAAGAAATGTGCCACTAAGGAGTCCAAAAGCAGAGGCACTTAGCAAGGACATGGTAAAACGTGGATTTCGATTTGTAGGACCAGTGATAGTGCACTCTTTTATGCAAGCTGCAGGGTTAACCATTGATCATCTTGTGGATTGTTATAGACATAGTGAATGTGTAAGCCTAGCAGAAAGACCTTGGAGGCATATCTAA